The proteins below are encoded in one region of Methylocystis rosea:
- a CDS encoding restriction endonuclease subunit S, whose product MIDGWKLKPLGDLVRIASGQVDPKDTDVANKFSVGPENLRSGGGLDKLSLRTAGQLEQISGKYEFDKDAILYSKIRPNLNKIALVDFDGICSADMYPIWVRDAQQAVRDFVFYVMNSERFVADATSRSFRTGLPKINRPDLEGIEVFIPPVSQQRKIAEILRTWDETIEKLEVLRALKARRLEAFRDELLFGARGNARRSADWPLRRLGDVTCELTTRNNDMVLARELVMGITNSRGIVPMREQTIADDISRYKLLPPRAFAYNPMRINVGSIAMNGDEQTVLVSPDYVVFACNAGGIEADYLDHIRQTRWWLHHVNSGGTGSVRQRTYYDDLAALHLPLPEPNEQAAIIAVLNSAKAEIAATERMLDVIARQKRGLMQKLLTGEWRVKAEAD is encoded by the coding sequence ATGATTGACGGCTGGAAACTCAAGCCTCTTGGCGATCTTGTGCGTATCGCGTCCGGCCAAGTCGACCCCAAGGATACTGATGTTGCTAATAAATTCAGTGTGGGGCCCGAGAACCTTCGCTCGGGCGGAGGTTTGGACAAGCTGAGTCTGAGAACAGCAGGACAGCTTGAACAGATTTCTGGAAAGTATGAATTTGATAAGGATGCAATCCTTTATTCAAAGATCAGGCCGAATCTCAACAAAATTGCACTAGTCGACTTCGATGGTATCTGCAGTGCAGATATGTACCCAATATGGGTGCGCGATGCTCAGCAGGCGGTTCGAGATTTCGTCTTCTATGTGATGAACTCAGAACGTTTTGTCGCCGACGCTACGTCCCGCTCATTTCGAACAGGGTTGCCAAAGATCAACCGACCTGATCTTGAGGGCATTGAAGTCTTCATACCTCCCGTTTCACAGCAGCGCAAGATCGCCGAAATCCTGCGCACATGGGACGAGACCATTGAAAAGCTGGAGGTGCTGCGCGCCCTCAAAGCGCGCCGGCTAGAAGCGTTTCGCGACGAACTCTTGTTCGGAGCGAGGGGCAATGCGAGGCGTAGCGCTGACTGGCCTCTACGTCGTCTCGGTGACGTTACTTGCGAATTGACGACGCGCAACAATGACATGGTTCTCGCCCGAGAGCTCGTCATGGGCATAACCAATTCGCGCGGAATCGTTCCGATGCGCGAGCAAACGATCGCCGACGACATCTCGCGATACAAACTCTTGCCGCCCCGCGCCTTCGCGTACAATCCGATGCGTATCAATGTCGGTTCCATCGCCATGAACGGAGACGAGCAAACCGTGCTCGTCAGCCCGGATTATGTGGTGTTCGCCTGCAATGCCGGCGGAATTGAAGCTGATTACCTCGACCACATTCGTCAAACACGCTGGTGGTTGCACCACGTCAACAGCGGCGGAACCGGCAGCGTTCGCCAGCGAACCTATTACGACGATCTCGCGGCACTGCATCTTCCGCTCCCCGAGCCGAACGAACAAGCCGCCATCATCGCCGTGCTCAACTCCGCCAAGGCCGAAATCGCGGCGACGGAACGAATGCTCGATGTCATAGCCCGTCAAAAACGCGGCTTGATGCAGAAGCTGTTGACGGGCGAATGGCGAGTGAAGGCGGAGGCCGACTGA
- a CDS encoding DUF262 domain-containing protein — protein sequence MDVHKSSLLAVFDAKQRLEVPLFQRQYVWGEDKWLPLWEDIERKFTEALEGRKDAPNHFLGAMVLDQKQTPTGHVVLRQVIDGQQRLTTLQIFLSAYRDLCREQECEKLAEECDKFLFNTGMMADEAVDCFKVWPTQLDRPQFIDVIASRSRAELLKHHPLRRRPYARKPDPRPRMVEAYLFFFDALKEFFLGEDGEPPLAADFPLSSRIDECFQTLRNALMVVVIDLQKDDDPQVIFETLNARGEPLLPADLLRNYIFFRASREGMNVEDAYKKYWASFDDEFWREEVKQGRLNRPRSDLFMQHFLACYQGQDIPIKHLYLEYRHWIETAKPFPNVAAELDALSRHGGYFRRIIVPEKGDVIYDLCTFLDAFDIRTTYPLLLALMGTDLPDTEWQDISRTLESYLLRRAVCNLGTKNYNRIFLALTRNLRKDGFSAAKLRELLMAQTGESGVWPDNTAFREAWLHKPLYGPLNNPKLVHLFSRLNQTFMSSKSEAIEFQTTLSVEHIMPQNWVTNWPLLDGSKGMDLFELYEADEQDPRAAATRKRETLIHTLGNFTILSTGLNAAQSNLGWSEKRPALMAHSLLPINQSLAETPEWSEQEVITRGEQLVARALQIWQR from the coding sequence ATGGACGTTCATAAGTCTTCTCTGCTCGCTGTTTTCGACGCCAAGCAACGCCTCGAAGTGCCGTTATTCCAGAGGCAATATGTGTGGGGAGAAGACAAGTGGCTTCCTCTTTGGGAAGACATCGAACGCAAATTCACCGAAGCGCTCGAAGGTCGAAAGGATGCGCCCAATCATTTCCTCGGCGCAATGGTTCTGGATCAGAAGCAAACCCCGACCGGCCATGTCGTGCTTAGGCAAGTGATCGACGGTCAGCAACGGCTCACAACACTTCAAATTTTCCTCTCTGCTTATCGCGATCTTTGCCGCGAACAGGAGTGCGAAAAACTTGCAGAAGAGTGCGACAAGTTTCTCTTCAACACCGGAATGATGGCAGACGAGGCCGTTGATTGCTTCAAAGTCTGGCCCACTCAACTCGACCGCCCGCAATTCATCGACGTTATCGCATCACGCTCCCGTGCCGAACTATTAAAGCACCATCCCCTTCGTCGCCGTCCCTATGCGCGGAAGCCCGATCCGAGGCCGCGTATGGTCGAGGCATATCTGTTCTTTTTCGATGCGCTGAAGGAGTTCTTTCTTGGCGAGGACGGAGAGCCGCCCCTTGCCGCAGACTTCCCCTTGAGTAGCAGGATAGATGAATGCTTCCAGACGCTCCGCAATGCGCTTATGGTCGTCGTAATCGACCTGCAAAAAGACGATGACCCGCAGGTCATTTTCGAGACCTTGAACGCACGCGGCGAGCCACTGCTTCCCGCCGATTTGCTACGAAACTACATTTTCTTCCGTGCGTCCCGCGAGGGCATGAACGTCGAGGATGCCTATAAAAAATATTGGGCGAGCTTCGACGATGAGTTCTGGCGCGAAGAGGTTAAACAAGGTCGCTTGAACCGACCGCGCAGCGACCTTTTTATGCAGCATTTTCTTGCCTGCTACCAAGGGCAGGACATTCCTATCAAGCATCTTTATCTCGAATACAGGCACTGGATCGAAACCGCCAAGCCGTTCCCCAATGTTGCGGCTGAACTGGACGCACTTTCCAGGCATGGAGGTTACTTCCGGCGCATCATCGTCCCTGAAAAGGGCGACGTGATCTACGACCTATGCACATTCCTCGACGCTTTCGACATCCGAACCACCTATCCATTGCTGCTGGCATTGATGGGCACCGACCTGCCGGACACGGAATGGCAGGACATTTCTCGCACCCTTGAGTCTTATTTGCTTCGCCGCGCTGTCTGCAATCTCGGCACGAAAAACTATAATCGCATCTTTCTCGCCCTTACTAGGAACCTCAGAAAAGACGGGTTTTCGGCGGCGAAATTACGCGAGCTTCTGATGGCCCAGACAGGCGAATCCGGCGTATGGCCGGACAACACAGCCTTCCGCGAGGCCTGGCTTCATAAGCCACTTTACGGACCGCTCAATAACCCGAAGCTCGTACACCTGTTCTCACGCCTCAACCAAACCTTCATGTCGTCCAAGTCCGAGGCGATCGAGTTCCAAACCACTCTTTCGGTCGAACACATCATGCCGCAGAATTGGGTCACTAACTGGCCTCTGTTGGACGGATCGAAGGGCATGGACCTTTTCGAGCTTTACGAGGCAGACGAGCAGGACCCCAGAGCCGCTGCCACGCGCAAGCGCGAAACGCTCATTCACACGCTTGGCAATTTCACGATCTTGAGCACAGGCCTGAATGCCGCGCAGTCCAATCTCGGCTGGAGCGAAAAGCGCCCCGCTTTGATGGCGCACTCTTTGCTGCCGATCAATCAGAGCCTTGCCGAGACGCCAGAGTGGAGCGAGCAGGAAGTGATCACACGCGGCGAGCAACTCGTTGCTCGTGCGCTTCAGATTTGGCAACGCTGA
- a CDS encoding HAD family hydrolase, translating into MPKKHMEMAIAYDFDGTLADGNMQEHQFLPDIGMKPKAFWAEVKRLTKEHQADEVLVYMNLMLKKARGASVPVRRKDFKDRGRTIALFEGVEGWFDRINDYARSKCVKLEHVLVSSGNAEIFAGTAIAPKFAHTYASKFMFDENGVAEWPALAVNYTTKTQYLFRINKGAHDLSDNSAVNKFVAKSERPIPFENMIFIGDGSTDIPCFRLIKEQGGLSIAVYKPSTKGARGKADGYIADGRVHCVAPANYSEGGDLDKIVKAQIDAVVARSGVEAFYAKGAK; encoded by the coding sequence ATGCCTAAGAAACACATGGAAATGGCAATCGCCTATGACTTCGACGGCACGCTTGCCGACGGGAATATGCAGGAACACCAGTTCCTGCCGGACATCGGCATGAAGCCCAAGGCTTTTTGGGCGGAAGTGAAGCGGCTCACCAAGGAGCATCAGGCGGACGAGGTACTCGTCTATATGAACCTGATGCTAAAGAAAGCCCGGGGGGCGAGCGTTCCAGTACGCCGCAAGGACTTCAAGGATCGCGGCAGAACCATCGCTCTATTTGAGGGTGTCGAAGGCTGGTTCGACCGCATCAATGACTATGCCCGCTCGAAGTGCGTGAAGCTCGAACATGTGCTGGTTTCATCCGGCAACGCCGAGATTTTCGCCGGCACGGCGATCGCCCCCAAGTTCGCCCATACCTATGCGTCGAAATTCATGTTCGACGAAAACGGGGTAGCGGAGTGGCCGGCGCTCGCCGTCAACTACACGACCAAGACGCAATATCTTTTCCGCATCAATAAGGGCGCGCATGACCTCAGCGATAACAGCGCGGTCAATAAATTCGTCGCCAAATCCGAGCGGCCGATCCCCTTCGAAAACATGATTTTCATTGGCGATGGGTCCACCGACATCCCCTGCTTCCGATTAATCAAGGAGCAAGGCGGCCTCTCGATCGCCGTTTACAAGCCGAGCACCAAGGGCGCTCGGGGCAAGGCCGACGGTTATATCGCAGATGGCCGCGTCCATTGTGTCGCGCCCGCGAATTACTCGGAAGGAGGGGACCTCGACAAAATCGTAAAGGCGCAGATCGACGCTGTCGTGGCGCGCTCCGGGGTCGAGGCCTTCTACGCAAAGGGGGCAAAATGA
- a CDS encoding M48 family metallopeptidase, producing the protein MMREQIFIEYGEHRIICTLERRPRRTLEIAVEPDMTVSVVAPLDASIEAVETRLRKRAAWILRQKRYFMQFIPRTPERLYVAGETHLYLGRQYRLKIIENIQQRVSVTRGSLLVHSPRPKNSQVTQEIVESWFRERAKVKFAERLAVSVDRFPVPETFTPIALVVRHLPQRWGSMTTAGRLILNRRLVHAPIDAIDYVITHELCHMAEPHHGQAFFALLDRTLPDWRKRKDRLERMMA; encoded by the coding sequence ATGATGCGCGAGCAAATTTTCATCGAGTATGGGGAGCACCGGATTATATGCACCCTCGAACGGCGGCCCAGAAGAACGCTCGAAATCGCCGTCGAGCCGGATATGACCGTTTCTGTTGTGGCTCCGCTCGATGCGTCAATCGAGGCTGTCGAAACAAGGCTGCGCAAGCGCGCTGCCTGGATACTGCGGCAAAAGCGATATTTCATGCAGTTTATCCCCAGGACGCCTGAGCGCCTCTATGTCGCGGGAGAAACCCACCTCTATCTTGGTCGTCAATACCGCCTGAAAATAATCGAAAATATCCAGCAGCGCGTTTCCGTTACACGAGGCTCCCTTCTTGTGCATTCCCCTCGTCCCAAGAATTCGCAGGTGACACAGGAGATCGTAGAGAGTTGGTTTCGTGAGCGTGCGAAGGTCAAGTTTGCCGAGCGTCTCGCCGTCTCAGTCGACCGCTTTCCGGTGCCGGAAACCTTTACCCCTATCGCGCTTGTCGTCAGGCACTTGCCGCAGCGCTGGGGTTCGATGACGACGGCGGGTCGGCTGATACTGAATCGTCGCCTGGTTCACGCCCCAATCGATGCGATCGATTACGTCATCACCCATGAGCTTTGCCACATGGCCGAGCCTCACCATGGCCAGGCTTTTTTTGCTCTTCTGGATCGAACTCTGCCTGATTGGCGCAAACGAAAGGACCGACTGGAGCGGATGATGGCGTGA
- a CDS encoding ArdC family protein, whose product MSREPKLDIHQEITSRIVAAIEEGAGEFRLPWNRGGASGRPRNIASGKHYNGVNVLALWVAALHQGYAQPIWGTYRQWREKGCQVRKGEKSSLVVFYKTFTVETDREVPTESETSERLFARASYVFNADQVEGYAAPVETLPATPLFSPIDEAERFLAATGARVTESGTKACYRPSTDDILMPDRIRFAGSESMSAGEAFYATLMHELTHYAANWIMPHGRAWRLSPLLLPMRQFGIIRAIRNGEYGGGKRTLRFRR is encoded by the coding sequence ATGTCCCGCGAACCCAAACTAGACATCCATCAGGAAATCACCAGCCGCATCGTCGCCGCCATCGAAGAAGGCGCAGGCGAATTCCGGCTCCCGTGGAACCGTGGCGGCGCGTCCGGCCGCCCGCGCAATATCGCATCAGGCAAGCACTATAACGGCGTCAATGTCCTCGCCCTCTGGGTGGCCGCCCTGCATCAGGGCTACGCCCAGCCCATCTGGGGCACGTATCGCCAGTGGCGGGAGAAGGGCTGTCAGGTCCGGAAGGGCGAGAAATCCTCGCTCGTCGTCTTCTATAAGACCTTCACCGTCGAGACCGACCGAGAGGTCCCTACCGAGTCCGAGACGTCCGAGCGCTTGTTCGCGCGCGCGAGCTATGTCTTCAACGCCGACCAGGTGGAGGGCTACGCGGCGCCCGTGGAGACGCTTCCCGCCACTCCCCTCTTCTCTCCGATCGATGAGGCCGAGCGCTTCCTTGCCGCTACCGGCGCCCGCGTCACCGAGTCCGGCACGAAGGCCTGTTACCGTCCTTCGACCGATGACATCCTCATGCCCGATCGCATCCGCTTCGCCGGCAGCGAGAGCATGTCCGCAGGCGAGGCCTTCTATGCGACGCTCATGCACGAGCTGACGCATTATGCCGCGAACTGGATTATGCCGCATGGCCGAGCCTGGCGGCTTTCACCCCTGCTTTTGCCCATGCGGCAGTTCGGCATAATCCGCGCCATCAGGAACGGCGAGTATGGGGGTGGAAAGCGGACGTTGCGGTTTAGACGATAG
- a CDS encoding Shedu immune nuclease family protein — MAPVFRQHDPDRDGTLEIEEVHPNFVEVYFVPPEHSLLAAGLDPTRAKSYRTKLLDINGQCKFLTIHPISTFGDNDDFLKPKYDQIERITLADMDIVFRGSDDGGVPTTPEGVLELLEGLPSAFTKDYAYGLGLAKPYRFIIDAVEELSDCTELVVTSEHATGPDSEDNKLFYIAKKDFEQARRAMNSIDNLSQSAARAVKETTAYNILAERLGMPKLDPKAGRHPYRRLFTAVAQGKEELSEEDQNAVIGALSKNVAGIAEVQPEKLAKLRGDIELVTLEALIKRYDEMLGEKLVEGRWQAFFNENPFILNMAFGYPVIKVRDQASVGGRKLSGDGEKITDFLVKNSLTNNTAIFEIKTPQTAILNKTPFRDGVFTPSADLSGSINQALDQKYQFQRQIAQIKDNSRLYDIESYAVHCCLVIGRTPDGDDQKKSFELFRRNSKDVEIVTFDELLEKLKQLGVFLRAVDEPAKFEEPKGDGNA; from the coding sequence ATGGCGCCCGTTTTTCGTCAGCATGACCCAGATCGTGATGGCACCCTCGAAATCGAGGAGGTTCATCCGAACTTCGTGGAGGTATACTTCGTGCCCCCGGAGCACAGCTTGCTCGCGGCAGGGCTCGATCCGACGCGGGCAAAGAGCTACCGCACAAAGCTGCTGGACATCAACGGCCAGTGCAAATTTCTGACAATCCATCCAATCAGCACGTTCGGAGACAATGACGATTTCCTGAAGCCGAAGTATGACCAGATCGAGCGGATCACGCTGGCTGATATGGACATCGTCTTTCGTGGCAGCGACGATGGTGGCGTGCCGACGACGCCGGAAGGCGTGCTGGAACTTCTCGAAGGACTGCCTTCTGCTTTTACGAAAGATTACGCCTACGGCCTCGGCCTGGCGAAGCCGTATCGATTCATCATCGATGCCGTGGAAGAGCTGTCAGACTGCACCGAGCTCGTCGTCACCAGCGAACACGCCACTGGTCCCGACTCCGAGGACAATAAACTATTCTACATTGCTAAGAAGGATTTCGAGCAGGCGCGTCGGGCCATGAATAGCATCGACAACCTCTCCCAGTCCGCCGCCCGTGCCGTCAAGGAGACTACGGCCTACAACATTTTGGCAGAGCGACTCGGCATGCCGAAGCTCGATCCAAAGGCGGGCCGGCACCCCTATCGAAGGCTCTTTACCGCAGTGGCGCAGGGCAAGGAGGAGCTGTCGGAGGAGGACCAGAACGCCGTGATCGGCGCTCTCAGCAAGAACGTCGCCGGCATTGCCGAAGTCCAGCCGGAAAAGCTTGCAAAACTGCGCGGCGACATCGAGCTTGTGACGCTCGAAGCGTTGATCAAGCGATATGACGAGATGCTCGGTGAAAAGCTTGTCGAGGGTCGCTGGCAGGCGTTCTTCAATGAGAATCCTTTCATCCTGAACATGGCCTTCGGTTATCCTGTCATCAAGGTTCGCGACCAGGCCTCGGTTGGCGGTAGGAAGCTGTCAGGTGATGGAGAAAAGATCACTGATTTTCTGGTCAAGAACAGTTTGACCAACAACACTGCGATCTTCGAAATCAAGACGCCACAGACCGCGATCCTCAACAAGACCCCATTCCGGGACGGCGTTTTTACGCCATCCGCTGATCTTTCGGGGTCGATCAATCAGGCGCTGGATCAGAAGTATCAGTTTCAGAGGCAGATTGCGCAGATCAAAGACAACTCACGGCTCTACGACATCGAATCGTACGCCGTGCATTGCTGCCTTGTCATCGGCAGGACGCCCGACGGCGACGACCAGAAGAAATCTTTCGAACTGTTTCGGCGCAACTCAAAGGACGTCGAGATCGTGACGTTCGACGAGCTGCTCGAAAAGCTCAAGCAGCTCGGTGTTTTCCTGCGGGCTGTCGACGAGCCAGCTAAATTTGAAGAACCGAAGGGCGATGGCAATGCCTAA
- a CDS encoding type I restriction endonuclease subunit R gives MTFEAAEKHQSQIPALQLLVALGFTPLSQAEALGLRGGRQRNVVLDDVLVECLLRLNSFTHRGREYGFDLEDAHEALRRLKPTPDRLKGLRGTNQDIYDTLVLGTTITKTIDGDSKSYSFRFIDWENPANNSFHVTAEYAVERTASTQTKRCDIVAFVNGIPFLVIENKRPTESLKRATSQLIGYQNEDNIPQLFHFAQLLMTMNRGEARYATVGTPQKFGQSWREDEDTDAQIALVANRGLSCAEKDKVFSGDFANARPFFEALASEGERAVTAQDRAIYALCRPERLLDLIRRFTVFDGGMRKVARHQQFFGIRKAVERVKQFDMNGVRKGGVIWHTQGSGKSLTMVMLGRALALDPAISNPRIVIVTDRDDLDKQIKDTFKSCELEPVRATSGSHLVGLIRNRASLVTTIINKFDTALRGPEIPDTDANVFVLVDESHRTQTGRYGGHSQFATKMRRLLPKACYLGFTGTPLMKKDKNTLSTFGGLIHKYAIDEAVADGAVVPLLYEGRLVEQQITGDVIDRWFEKISEGLSNQQKADLKRKFSRMDVLAKTGQAIRAKAFDISEHFRQHWQGTGFKAQLVAPSKAAAVRFKEVLDEIGHVTSEIIISPPDDNEGNEDIDKESRDLVKAFWGRMMARYKTEDEYNRQIIDAFNGSGDPEILIVVSKLLTGFDAPRNTVLYVCKSLREHNLLQAIARVNRLFEEEGTEKEFGFIIDYEGLLGELDSALSTYSAFDGYDAADLAGTVHDVREEIRKLPQLHEQLWDLFKPVRNKKDMEQFEQFLSDKAIRQDFYARLRAFSRCLHISLSSDKLLDVSDQQKIDALKRDWKQFTELKRSVQLRYQETVDVKEFEPKIQKLLDDHVVAMPAETIIELVNINDPGALQAVVEEQGVSQASKADRIASATRRVITEKMEEDPSFYRRFSELLEETIREYRAKRLSEKDYLQRVIDLASKIARKDRGQRVPEILKGDEDGQAFHGLLNGRLTFAGGTPLDEEHTAQVALAIIEIVKQHHIVDVWSNEMAQNAMRNAIDDYFFDVLRDEMGITLTVETMDELEQKIMDLARARFPG, from the coding sequence ATGACCTTCGAGGCGGCGGAGAAACATCAATCCCAGATTCCAGCGCTTCAGCTTCTTGTAGCGCTCGGCTTCACCCCGTTGAGCCAGGCGGAAGCGCTTGGCTTACGCGGCGGACGCCAGCGCAATGTGGTGCTCGACGACGTGCTCGTCGAATGTCTGTTGCGGCTCAACAGCTTCACGCACCGGGGCCGCGAATATGGCTTCGATCTGGAAGACGCACATGAGGCCCTGCGCCGCCTGAAGCCGACGCCCGACCGGCTCAAGGGCCTGCGCGGAACCAATCAGGACATCTATGACACGCTGGTGCTCGGCACCACGATCACCAAGACCATCGACGGCGACTCGAAAAGCTATTCCTTCCGCTTTATCGACTGGGAGAATCCAGCCAACAACAGCTTCCATGTGACGGCCGAATATGCGGTCGAACGCACCGCGAGCACCCAGACGAAGCGCTGCGACATCGTTGCCTTCGTCAACGGCATCCCCTTTCTGGTGATCGAGAACAAGCGCCCCACGGAAAGCCTGAAAAGGGCGACGAGCCAGCTCATCGGATACCAGAACGAGGACAACATCCCGCAGCTGTTTCATTTCGCGCAGCTCCTGATGACGATGAACCGGGGGGAGGCCCGCTACGCGACCGTCGGCACGCCCCAGAAGTTCGGGCAGTCCTGGCGCGAGGACGAAGACACTGACGCGCAGATCGCCTTGGTTGCCAACCGCGGCCTTTCATGCGCCGAAAAGGACAAGGTCTTTTCGGGAGATTTCGCGAACGCGCGGCCCTTTTTCGAGGCCCTGGCGAGCGAGGGCGAGCGGGCAGTCACAGCCCAGGACCGCGCCATCTATGCGCTGTGCCGTCCCGAGCGGTTGCTCGACCTCATCCGCCGCTTCACCGTCTTTGACGGGGGGATGCGCAAGGTTGCTCGTCACCAGCAATTCTTCGGCATCCGTAAGGCGGTCGAGCGGGTCAAGCAGTTCGATATGAACGGTGTCCGCAAGGGGGGCGTCATCTGGCATACGCAGGGTTCGGGTAAGTCGCTCACCATGGTGATGCTCGGCCGCGCCCTCGCGCTCGATCCGGCCATTTCCAATCCTCGGATCGTCATTGTCACGGACCGCGACGACCTGGACAAGCAGATCAAGGACACGTTCAAGTCCTGCGAACTTGAGCCGGTCCGCGCAACGAGTGGTTCGCACCTAGTTGGGTTGATCCGAAACCGCGCTAGCCTCGTCACGACGATCATCAACAAATTCGACACGGCGCTGCGTGGTCCAGAGATACCCGACACCGACGCCAATGTGTTTGTGCTCGTTGATGAAAGCCATCGCACCCAGACGGGGCGCTATGGCGGCCACAGCCAGTTCGCCACGAAAATGCGCCGCCTTTTGCCCAAGGCTTGCTATCTAGGCTTCACCGGCACCCCGCTTATGAAGAAGGACAAAAACACCCTTTCGACCTTCGGCGGGCTGATCCACAAATACGCGATCGACGAAGCTGTTGCAGACGGGGCGGTTGTCCCGTTGCTTTATGAGGGCCGCCTCGTCGAACAGCAGATCACGGGCGATGTGATCGACCGCTGGTTCGAGAAAATCAGCGAAGGGCTGTCCAACCAGCAGAAGGCCGACCTCAAGCGCAAGTTCTCACGCATGGACGTGCTGGCCAAGACGGGACAGGCGATCCGCGCCAAGGCCTTCGACATATCTGAGCATTTTCGTCAGCATTGGCAGGGCACGGGTTTCAAGGCCCAGCTAGTTGCCCCGTCCAAAGCGGCGGCTGTTCGCTTCAAAGAGGTCCTTGACGAAATCGGCCACGTCACCAGCGAGATCATCATCTCGCCGCCCGATGATAATGAAGGCAATGAGGACATCGACAAGGAATCGCGCGACCTCGTCAAGGCTTTCTGGGGCCGAATGATGGCGCGCTACAAGACCGAGGACGAGTATAATCGACAGATAATCGACGCTTTTAATGGATCGGGCGATCCAGAAATCCTGATTGTCGTATCGAAGCTCCTCACGGGTTTTGACGCGCCCCGAAACACCGTACTTTATGTCTGCAAATCGCTTCGGGAACACAATCTCTTACAAGCCATCGCCCGCGTGAATCGTCTCTTCGAGGAGGAAGGAACCGAGAAGGAGTTCGGTTTCATTATCGACTACGAGGGACTCCTTGGTGAGCTCGACAGCGCTCTCTCTACTTACAGTGCCTTCGACGGGTATGACGCGGCCGATCTTGCCGGCACCGTGCATGACGTGCGTGAGGAAATCAGGAAGCTCCCCCAGCTTCACGAACAGCTGTGGGACCTCTTCAAGCCCGTGCGCAACAAGAAGGACATGGAGCAGTTCGAGCAATTCCTCTCCGACAAGGCTATTCGCCAAGACTTCTACGCCCGTCTGCGTGCATTCAGTCGCTGCCTTCATATCTCGCTGTCGTCCGATAAATTGCTTGACGTGTCCGATCAGCAGAAGATCGACGCCCTGAAGCGGGATTGGAAACAGTTCACGGAGCTGAAGCGATCCGTCCAGCTGCGCTATCAGGAAACCGTAGACGTGAAGGAGTTCGAGCCAAAAATCCAGAAATTGCTCGACGATCACGTCGTCGCCATGCCCGCTGAAACGATCATCGAACTGGTGAATATCAATGATCCCGGCGCGCTTCAAGCCGTTGTAGAGGAACAGGGCGTTTCCCAGGCGTCAAAGGCGGATCGTATTGCCAGCGCGACCCGCCGCGTCATCACCGAGAAAATGGAGGAAGACCCGTCCTTTTACCGGCGGTTCTCTGAATTGCTGGAAGAGACCATCCGCGAGTATCGCGCCAAGCGACTATCGGAGAAGGACTACCTGCAAAGGGTGATCGACTTGGCGAGCAAAATCGCTCGCAAAGATCGCGGGCAACGCGTTCCCGAAATCCTCAAAGGCGATGAAGACGGTCAAGCCTTCCACGGGCTTCTCAATGGTCGGCTCACATTCGCCGGCGGCACGCCGCTCGACGAAGAGCACACGGCGCAAGTGGCCCTCGCCATCATCGAGATCGTCAAGCAGCACCACATCGTCGATGTCTGGTCGAACGAAATGGCTCAGAACGCCATGCGAAACGCCATCGACGATTACTTCTTCGATGTGCTGCGCGACGAGATGGGCATCACTCTGACGGTAGAGACAATGGACGAGCTTGAGCAGAAAATCATGGATCTTGCTCGCGCACGGTTCCCAGGATGA